The sequence GGATTGCACCGACTAGCGGACCGGTCCAGTATTCGTTCCAAAACGGCAATACCAGCAGTGTCCGCAATAACGTCTGGGCACCGACTTCCTTGACTGGCGAGAGAAATAAAACGGACTACTTAGCCGTATTCAATGGCGATTCGGTCAATATTGATCTAGACGAACAATTTAACTACTACGGGATTGCTTGGGGCGCGATTAGTGACAACAATACATTCTCGTTCTACAACGGCAGCGAGTTGGTCAAGACCATCACAACCCAGGATATTGATCCAGTTGCGCCGGTGCGGGCGTCGCACCAAAACGGCGAAGGTAATGGTTACGTACACTTCTATGCGGATAATGCCAACGAAACCTTCAACCGGATTGTGATTAGCCAAATTAGCTCCGTGGGTGGTGGATTTGAAACCGATAACCACTCTTTCCGCCGGGGCAGCGGTGGGTTTGACTATGAGAACCCGACTAAGACTCCGGAGCCAGCGGCGATGTTGGGTCTAGCTGTTGCTGG comes from Romeriopsis navalis LEGE 11480 and encodes:
- a CDS encoding PEP-CTERM sorting domain-containing protein encodes the protein MMKFVSKVVCSLVIGTVAVAATAGSADAFSFKVTSGIADIDGSTDRGAFSDFHGQDGFFNINFDDGIAPTSGPVQYSFQNGNTSSVRNNVWAPTSLTGERNKTDYLAVFNGDSVNIDLDEQFNYYGIAWGAISDNNTFSFYNGSELVKTITTQDIDPVAPVRASHQNGEGNGYVHFYADNANETFNRIVISQISSVGGGFETDNHSFRRGSGGFDYENPTKTPEPAAMLGLAVAGGAAWLKRKRAAKA